Proteins from one Microcoleus sp. bin38.metabat.b11b12b14.051 genomic window:
- a CDS encoding pitrilysin family protein: MSQLLAALEFPANVWKLHNGLTVIHQQIAATPVVALDVWVRAGATKEPDSWSGMAHFLEHMIFKGTDAIAPGEFDQVIENRGGVANAATSHDYAHFYVNAGADYLAEMAQPLAELLLRAGIPDAEFDRERDVVLEEIRQSQDDPDWLGFQAMMETVYQQHPYRRSVLGTEELLMSRTPHEMRCFHRSHYQPENMTVVIVGGIEEEEARDIIGKSFEKFSDRWDCPKFVSEAEPPLVEIRRQELRLPRLEQARLMMAWTGPGVEHLQSACGLDLLSVLLADGRSSRLVRELREELQLVQAIESSFSLQRESSLFTISAVLEAEDVEEVESRICDRLWELQSEPVSEAELMRGKRLLCNDFAFSLETPGQLAGLYGYYSTIATAELALSYPTRIKSFKPSDLQRLAQQYLSPRRYAAVVLKPV, translated from the coding sequence TTGTCTCAACTGCTCGCTGCTTTAGAGTTCCCAGCCAATGTCTGGAAGCTGCACAATGGGTTAACGGTGATTCACCAGCAAATTGCGGCCACCCCTGTGGTTGCGCTAGACGTGTGGGTGAGGGCTGGCGCTACTAAGGAGCCCGATTCTTGGTCGGGAATGGCTCATTTTCTAGAACACATGATATTTAAAGGGACGGATGCGATCGCCCCTGGAGAATTTGACCAAGTAATCGAAAATCGCGGCGGTGTCGCCAACGCAGCTACAAGTCACGACTACGCCCATTTTTATGTCAATGCTGGGGCAGATTATTTAGCAGAAATGGCGCAGCCACTAGCAGAATTGCTGCTGCGCGCTGGGATTCCCGATGCAGAATTCGATCGCGAACGAGATGTAGTCCTCGAAGAAATTCGCCAATCTCAAGATGATCCCGATTGGCTGGGTTTCCAAGCAATGATGGAAACAGTTTACCAGCAACATCCCTACAGGCGATCGGTACTCGGGACGGAAGAGTTGCTGATGTCGCGAACTCCCCACGAAATGCGGTGTTTTCATCGATCGCACTATCAGCCGGAAAATATGACTGTGGTGATAGTTGGCGGAATTGAGGAAGAAGAAGCCAGGGATATCATAGGGAAATCATTCGAGAAGTTTTCAGATAGATGGGATTGTCCTAAATTTGTCTCCGAAGCCGAACCGCCGTTAGTAGAAATTCGCCGTCAGGAACTCCGTCTTCCCCGATTGGAACAAGCGCGGCTGATGATGGCGTGGACTGGGCCGGGAGTTGAACACCTGCAAAGTGCTTGCGGCTTGGATTTGCTCTCTGTGTTGCTCGCAGACGGGCGGAGTTCGCGTTTAGTTCGGGAACTGCGCGAAGAATTACAATTGGTACAGGCGATAGAAAGCTCTTTCTCGCTACAACGGGAATCGAGTTTGTTTACGATTAGCGCTGTCTTGGAAGCCGAGGATGTCGAAGAGGTGGAATCTCGGATTTGCGATCGACTGTGGGAATTGCAATCTGAGCCGGTTTCCGAAGCAGAACTGATGCGCGGCAAGCGTTTGCTGTGCAACGACTTTGCTTTCTCGCTGGAAACGCCGGGACAGTTAGCCGGTCTTTACGGATATTACAGTACGATCGCCACTGCCGAATTAGCGCTCAGCTATCCTACCAGGATTAAGTCATTTAAACCATCAGACCTCCAACGCCTAGCTCAACAATATCTCTCTCCCCGACGCTACGCGGCTGTGGTACTCAAACCAGTCTGA